TTCAATGGCATGGACGCTTCAGCAATTCTGGCAAGAATGGAAATCAAACACCGCCAGACTCTGAAGCAATACGTCCTTAAGTTGATGAGCGATGACAAGACCTACTATGAGGTCAAGGGGCTTTACCTCAAGAACTCGCGGCGGCCGAAGGTGAACAACAAATTGGAGCTCAAGATTTATCTGAAGAATCTTGACCTTCAAGGACTTATCGTCAGTGACGGTGATGAGTTCTCGGTTCTCGCCGAAGATGGAAAGATCATTTTGACGAAGGTCTAATCCGTTTGGTCTTTAACATAGTCATATCGAAAGATGTGGCTATTTTTTAATTATTCGGCGCAAGGTTATGTTTATTTGTCTAAAGTTATACAGAAATAATCAATGAGGGGAAAGTACGTTTTGTACCAAGAACGTACATTGGGATTTTTGGAATGGTTTTCTGGAAGAATTTTACAGGGTTATTGTCGAGTCTCCCAAGGGCTTCCTTTGAGGAGCTGATTTGTAAGTACGATTTTCAACTCCCTGGAAGAAAACTGGGAATTGGAGGGGGAAATGAAGGTTGAACCGATCATTGATCTGAAAAGTGTGAAGAGCATCAAAAAGATTCTCAGTGACTCTCCCCGCGACAAATTGCTTTTTGTCATGGGTGTCAACTCAGGTCTGCGAGTCCAAGACTTGCTGGCATTAAAAGTCAGTGATGTCAAAGACGTAAAGATCGGAGAGAGGATAACCTTGCGCGAAAAGAAAACGGGCAAGGAGAATGTGTTCATTTTAAATAAGGAGATTAAATCTGCACTAGATGCTCATCTGGCGACAGTAAAGGATGATGACGACCATTTCCTGTTTAAAAGCAGAAAAGGTCGAAATTATCCCCTTACAACCTATGCCGTGACAAAATATGTCAAGAAATGGACTGAGGCCATTAACCTGAAAGGGAATTATGGTGCTCACTCACTTCGAAAGACATGGACTTACCATCAGCGAAAGACATTCGGTGTTTCCTGGGAAGTCTTGGCGAAACGGTTAAACCATTCCAGTCCTTCAATTACTCGAAGGTATCTTGGAGTGCAAGAGGAGGAAGTCGAAGAAATATTGATGAATACCATTTAGCTTTATCTTTCAAGGGGCCTAAAAGCCCTTTGATTTGTTTTTGCTAATTTCAATGAGCCTTACTATTTCGATTCACTGCCGGTTTATAATTATTACCAACTTAAAATCAATAGGATACACTTCGGAGGTATTTTATGGGCGTCTATCAACGAGATGGACGATGGATGGTCTTTTATCACGATGAGTCGGGTAAAAGACGGGATAAGTCGTTCGGCCGCGGCGACAATGCCTATGCTCAAGCTGATGCCTTTAATTCGGCTGTCATTGAAGCAAAAGACCAGGGGCAGGCAATTCCAGTCCTTCAGACTAAGGTGATCACCTTGCCGGAGCCCGCGCCAGTGAAGGTGATTGAAGAGATCACTACCCCGGTGAAAGATGATCACTTTCCTCAAGGCATGACATTTCGGGAACTCGCGGCAAAATACCTGTCCCATCTCAAGGTGTCGGGCAGAACCGAGAACAATACCCGTAAGTTGGCCAAGATGGTTGAAAACCAGTTCAATCCGCTGATCGGCGACCGGGCAGTGAATTCGATGACCTACATCGATGACATGGTCCCGTTCATCCAGTTCTTCCAGGAAACCGACGGTAAACAGGGCCGGCCCCGTTCCCAGCTGACCGTGAATCGTTATGGCGATTACGTCAACGCCATCTTCAATTTTGGCGTCACCACTGGGCTGACTAAGGTAAACCCCATGAAGGGCAGGAAGAAATCAAGAGAGAAGCCGCGTGATGTCCAGTTGACCGTCAATGACGTCAAAAGGATCATGGACCATGCCGAGCCACATGTCAGGTGGGCCATGGAGGTTTGTTTCAGCCTGGGGACACGGCCCGGTGAATCTGAACTTCTTGCCTTGAAATGGGATCACATCGACTTGGAGAAAGGCATTGCTAAAATTTATGCAAGCAAGACAAAGACCTACCGGTCTGTACCAATTGCCCCGGCCCTGCTTGAAAAGATGAAGGGAAAGAAGCCTTCATCAATGTCAGGTTATGTGATCGAGTGGCGCGGCCAGCCAATTGGCATGATCCGCAAAGGTTTCAGAAGAGCCTGCGAACGGGCAGGCATTAAATACCCTGTTAGAATGTATGACTTACGACATCTCTTTGCCACTACCATGTTGAGCAAAGGAGCAGATTTGGCAGCAGTGTCCAAACTGTTAGGGCACTCAATGATTTCAACGACAACAAGCCATTATTATCACTGCCTGGAAGGTGAAAAAGAAAGAGCGGTTAGTTTATTGCCTGAATTAGTTTGAAGTTAAAAACGGCTGGACATCTTTGCCAGGAGATGTCCAGCTAATGTAGTAGAATGATTTAAACACTTGCAGCTTTTTGCAATAAATAAACTTAATTAAGTAGTAGTGTTGAGAACTCAAATTCAAAGCCGAAAAATTCAAAGAAAAAAAGGACTGAACAATGGATATCAACAACTTGCCCTCACACTCTTCAGAGGACAGTGCCGAAACATATCAGAGCGAAATTGCTATTTCAACAGGAATAACTCCTGTCAGAAAATTGAAACTTGTACCAATTGCCAGGAAGCAAAATTTCAAACAATCAATAAATGATGCAACTAATGAAATTATTTCTTCCGACGACATTTGAGTTGCACTGAAAAGACCTGAATTTTGTTGTTAATGCGTGCTTAAAATAAAACAACGGGGATATCTTTTCCAGAAGATGTGCCCGTCAATACAAAGGAGAATAGTTGTGGCTAAAAAAGGAACAGTCAAAAAAGTCTGTGCGTGTATGGGTGAAAAATTCTACGTCGAACCAGATGAACAGTGGAAAACAATTTGTCCGAAATGCTATAAAAAGTACTACCTTCCAATTAAACATTTGTACTCTCAAAAAGCCATTTGCAATATGTGGGGATGGGTTCTCGAAAAACATTATAGATTTTCGCGAGATGGCCGTTATGTTCAACAAAGTTTACTGCCGGTGAATGATCCATACGACAATGGTGTTGAAGTATATTGGACAGGGACAGACTACGATTACCGTTAATTAATATGCCAATTTAAGTACAATCAGGTGAATGCAAAATGTTTTGTATTCACCTGATTTGGTGCAAATTAAATACATTTTTTCTTGCTGATAAATTCATTGTGGCAACAACGCAGAAAGAGCCAGTCATTTATTAATCGGACTGGACTATTTTAACGGCCGCTACGTAGGCTCAATGCAGTATCAGAATATAAAAATAGCGTTTTTTAAACGCCTACTCAATAAACATTTCGTCTACGTGTTTTTTGATAAAATCATACTCTGACATCAATAGGATATAAGCGCCGGAGCAATAATGCCCCCCTGGAGCGACCGAATTCCTCGGTTGCGCCGGTCCGAAAGTGTACCGGCTAAAGCCTTCCACTCGATCTGCTGGTAAAGAGCCGGTCGCAAGGAAGGGAGGGGGGATGTACCACGTGGAGATTTATCAGCGAGTCCGGCGAGCCTGCCACGTTGAAGGGATGAGTATCCGCCAAGCAGCCAAATTCTTTGGGCTACACCGGAAAACCATTTCAAAATTCCTCAGTTTTTCCATCCCTCCGGGCTACCAACGATTGAAGCCGATTTATTCTCCCAAGTTAGGAGAATTTACAGGCATCATCGATGCGATCCTTGCCGACGACAAGCTTCGCCCCAAGAAACAGCATCACACGTCCAAGCGCATTCTGCAGCGCCTTCGAGATGAGCATGGGTTTACCGGTGGCTATACCATCGTAAAGGACTACGTGCGTGAGCAAACCTTGCGATCTCAGGAGATGTTCATCCCTTTGGTGCATCCCCCGGGTCATGCCCAGGCAGACTTTGGTGAAGCCGTAGTAGTGATAGGTGGCATAGAGCAAAAAGCTCACTTCTTTGCTTTTGATCTCCCTCACAGCGACGCCTGCTTCGTCAAAGCTTACCCCGCAGAGACAACTGAAGCTTTCTGTGATGGACACAATTCAGCTTTTGCGTTCTTTGGAAGCGTGCCTCAGTCCATCCTTTACGACAACACCAAGATCGCAGTTGCTCGAATTCTTGGCGATGGAAAGCGTGTACGCTCACGCATATTTAGTGAGCTACAGTCTCACTATTTGTTTGATGATCGCTTCGGTCGCCCTGGGAAGGGCAATGACAAGGGCAAGGTTGAAGGGTTGGTGGGTTTTTCTCGCCGCAACTTTATGGTCCCAATCCCGCATTTCCCAAGCTATGAGGCTTTCAATGAATATCTTGAAGCCTGCTGCCGAATGCGACTAGCAGAAAAGCTTCGTGGCCACAGTGAAACCATTGGGCAAAGACTTCAACGTGACTTGTCGGCATTTTTACCTTTACCGACAACACCTTATGACGCGTGTATCAAGTTCCCAACAAAAGTAAGTTCTTTTTCGTTGGTTCGTTACAAGACAAACGACTACTCCGTACCTACAATATACGGACACCGAGACGTGCTGATCAAGGCGTATGTTGACGAGATCATGGTCTGTTGTGGCAGTGAGTGTATCGCTAAACATTCGCGTTCGTACGATAAAGAAGATTTTATATTTGATCCGCTGCACTATCTAGCACTGCTAGAGAGGAAGATTAACGCGCTGGACCAGGCGGCTCCGCTTGCCGGCTGGCAACTCCCTGAATGCTTTTCCACTCTCCGCCGATTGCTTGAAAGCCGCATGGGCACTGCCGGCAAGCGAGAATATGTTCAGGTACTGCGCTTGATGGAGATGTTTTCTCCCGAACAAGTCGAAACAGCGATCAAGCAGGCCCTGAAACTGGGGGCAATCGGCTTTGATGCCGTTAAACATCTACTGCTGTGCATCATTGAACGTAAGCCGCCTCGGCTCGATCTTGATGTCTATCCTTATCTTCCTAATGCCAAAGTCCTGACGACAAAAGCCAGCGCCTATTCGTCGCTACTGAAGAAGGTGGCGGCATG
The DNA window shown above is from Desulfovibrio sp. TomC and carries:
- a CDS encoding tyrosine-type recombinase/integrase, with protein sequence MKVEPIIDLKSVKSIKKILSDSPRDKLLFVMGVNSGLRVQDLLALKVSDVKDVKIGERITLREKKTGKENVFILNKEIKSALDAHLATVKDDDDHFLFKSRKGRNYPLTTYAVTKYVKKWTEAINLKGNYGAHSLRKTWTYHQRKTFGVSWEVLAKRLNHSSPSITRRYLGVQEEEVEEILMNTI
- the istA gene encoding IS21 family transposase codes for the protein MYHVEIYQRVRRACHVEGMSIRQAAKFFGLHRKTISKFLSFSIPPGYQRLKPIYSPKLGEFTGIIDAILADDKLRPKKQHHTSKRILQRLRDEHGFTGGYTIVKDYVREQTLRSQEMFIPLVHPPGHAQADFGEAVVVIGGIEQKAHFFAFDLPHSDACFVKAYPAETTEAFCDGHNSAFAFFGSVPQSILYDNTKIAVARILGDGKRVRSRIFSELQSHYLFDDRFGRPGKGNDKGKVEGLVGFSRRNFMVPIPHFPSYEAFNEYLEACCRMRLAEKLRGHSETIGQRLQRDLSAFLPLPTTPYDACIKFPTKVSSFSLVRYKTNDYSVPTIYGHRDVLIKAYVDEIMVCCGSECIAKHSRSYDKEDFIFDPLHYLALLERKINALDQAAPLAGWQLPECFSTLRRLLESRMGTAGKREYVQVLRLMEMFSPEQVETAIKQALKLGAIGFDAVKHLLLCIIERKPPRLDLDVYPYLPNAKVLTTKASAYSSLLKKVAA
- a CDS encoding tyrosine-type recombinase/integrase, with the protein product MGVYQRDGRWMVFYHDESGKRRDKSFGRGDNAYAQADAFNSAVIEAKDQGQAIPVLQTKVITLPEPAPVKVIEEITTPVKDDHFPQGMTFRELAAKYLSHLKVSGRTENNTRKLAKMVENQFNPLIGDRAVNSMTYIDDMVPFIQFFQETDGKQGRPRSQLTVNRYGDYVNAIFNFGVTTGLTKVNPMKGRKKSREKPRDVQLTVNDVKRIMDHAEPHVRWAMEVCFSLGTRPGESELLALKWDHIDLEKGIAKIYASKTKTYRSVPIAPALLEKMKGKKPSSMSGYVIEWRGQPIGMIRKGFRRACERAGIKYPVRMYDLRHLFATTMLSKGADLAAVSKLLGHSMISTTTSHYYHCLEGEKERAVSLLPELV